One stretch of Clavelina lepadiformis chromosome 6, kaClaLepa1.1, whole genome shotgun sequence DNA includes these proteins:
- the LOC143461878 gene encoding dual specificity mitogen-activated protein kinase kinase 5-like translates to MQNWSEPNLVIRICFNPGHQVDWNVPFSRQITFQDVLDVVSQASNGHLLVTAFEYEDEDGDRITVKTDDELKAMLSFYTNSPFDSSSHGAFISDPMMECNQIHLTIYPKIAKPSRRRNVHDLKVAIAPTASSMLLSKNRPELASFSSNRLPNGLYDTKTTNTMQKPAPFRQDQTNFKVQQNMNISTSQTGGNVFLDMQNQVRPTISKTCINIIQDSLSFELGHFSNDTLLFLETLGNGNSGVVQKAIHKESQTITAVKSITVDLTGEEQRRILQELEILRRCNGSPYIIAFYGAYFDENRVLLCTEFMDGGSLDRYGKIPDNVLRNVACAITYGLQHLWSLRIMHRDVKPSNILVNTNGYIKLCDFGVSTQLVDSIARTYVGTNAYMAPERVIGHDYTIYSDVWSFGLSLCELAIGKFPYPQLQAKLAGSRGVVPMEVMQCIVNEAAPRLPTQSVSPDLCDFVQCCLQKEAENRPSPDQLCRHKLVTLNRQSSEIDNLALVSSWITAKLHAIS, encoded by the exons ATGCAAAACTGGTCAGAGCCAAATCTAGTTATTCGTATTTGCTTCAATCCTGGTCACCAAGTCGACTGGAATGTACCATTTTCTAGACAGATTACATTTCAAGATGTTCTGGATGTAGTTTCACAG GCAAGCAATGGTCATTTGTTAGTGACTGCGTTTGAATACGAAGATGAAGATGGTGATCGCATTACCGTGAAAACTGATGATGAACTAAAAGCCATGCTTAGTTTTTACACCAATTCTCCTTTTGACAGTTCTTCTCATGGAGCCTTTATAAGTGACCCTATGATGGAATGCAATCAGATTCATTTAACTATTTATCCCAAAATTGCAAAACCATCAAGGAGGAGAAATGTTCATGATCTTAAAGTTGCGATTGCTCCTACAGCATCATCAATGCTTTTATCCAAAAACAGACCAGAATTGGCATCTTTTTCATCAAACCGACTTCCAAATGGGTTGTATGAtacaaaaactacaaacacGATGCAAAAACCTGCACCGTTTAGACAAGaccaaacaaatttcaaagtgCAACAAAACATGAATATATCTACATCACAAACTGGCGGCAATGTATTTTTGGATATGCAAAACCAAGTTAGACCCACTATCTCTAAAACTTGCATTAATATTATACAAGACTCATTAAGTTTTGAGCTTGGGCACTTTAGTAATGACACATTGCTTTTCTTGGAAACACTGGGCAATGGTAACAGCGGTGTGGTGCAAAAAGCCATCCACAAAGAATCGCAAACCATTACTGCTGTCAAGTCTATCACTGTGGATTTGACCGGTGAAGAACAGCGAAGGATATTGCAAGAGCTGGAAATTTTACGCAG ATGTAATGGATCTCCATATATAATAGCATTTTATGGTGCTTATTTTGATGAAAACAGAGTGCTGCTTTGCACAGAGTTCATGGATGGAGGATCCTTGGATCGATATGGAAAAATTCCTGATAATGTATTAAGAAATGTTGCATG TGCCATAACGTACGGATTGCAACATCTGTGGAGTCTTCGCATAATGCACAGAGATGTGAAGCCATCTAACATTTTGGTTAATACCAACGGATATATTAAACTCTGTGATTTTGGAGTGAGCACCCAGCTGGTGGATTCAATTGCACGGACATATGTTGGTACCAATGCTTATATGGCTCCAGAAAGAGTGATAGGGCATGACTACACCATTTACTCTGACGTTTGGAGCTTTGGCCTGTCTTTGTGTGAACTGGCAATAGGAAAATTTCCTTATCCTCAACTGCAAGCAAAACTTGCAG GGTCGAGAGGTGTTGTTCCCATGGAAGTGATGCAATGTATTGTCAATGAAGCAGCTCCTAGGTTACCGACACAATCAGTTTCACCCGACTTGTGTGACTTTGTGCAGTGctgtttgcaaaaagaagCGGAAAATCGACCATCACCCGACCAATTATGCAGGCATAAGTTGGTCACCTTAAACAGACAATCATCAGAAATTGATAATTTAGCTCTGGTTTCCAGTTGGATTACTGCAAAACTGCATGCTATATCTTAA
- the LOC143461925 gene encoding transcriptional adapter 2-alpha-like produces MEKSDKVERACPGCSSEIAEPYIKCAECGPEAYRICFSCFTKGFESGSHENNHKYEIITNDFPILEHGWSASEELKLLDALADCGSGNWGAIASQVKTKSKLECELHYMKCYVANAKYPLPDMPNPQVRPPSIPIPFKACEDPCRPLPDSHRAQHMAGYLAARGDFIEEYDNYAEWDVQDVYFSPDDRPILKSLKMAVVKIYQSRLNERARRKHIIRKFGLINHSNHLLRYIRKLSPELRSIEVKLRPVMQYQPHPIAHDKMVQGLGLELELREKIKRLKEYRNNGITCFRVAKLYEKLKVKREQSKIKSNCISEILPYLHDPNALAQWLQRQAAIEAGMLSSSSAPSVVPAVRKYAPPIDLTGLPGVEKLTEVERDFCANARLVPEAFLSYKSALINEYRKNGPVRLATARTVVKIDVNKTRKLYDFLGEQGIIEHL; encoded by the exons atggaaaaatcaG ATAAAGTGGAAAGGGCATGTCCTGGATGTTCATCAGAGATTGCTGAGCCATACATAAAATGTGCGGAGTGTGGACCAGAAGCGTACAGAATATGTTTTTCG TGTTTCACCAAAGGTTTTGAAAGCGGATCTCATGAAAATAATCACAAATATGAAATAATA ACTAATGACTTTCCTATCCTGGAACATGGATGGTCCGCTTCAGAGGAGTTGAAATTACTCGATGCTCTTGCTGATTGCGGCTCCGGAAATTGGGGCGCAATCGCTTCTCAGGTTAAAACCAAGTCTAAactggaatgtgaattacactaCATGAAGTGCTATGTAGCTAACGCAAAGTATCCTTTACCTG ATATGCCAAACCCACAAGTAAGACCCCCATCTATCCCAATCCCATTTAAAGCATGTGAGGACCCGTGTCGTCCATTACCTGACTCGCACCGCGCCCAGCATATGGCAGG CTACTTGGCTGCACGTGGAGATTTTATTGAAGAGTATGACAATTATGCTGAATGGGATGTGCAGGATGTATATTTTAGTCCAGATGATCGGCCAATTCTGAAATCTCTGAAAATGGCCGTTGTAAAAATATATCAGTCAAG GTTGAATGAACGAGCTAGGAGAAAGCACATCATCAGAAAGTTCGGTTTAATCAATCATTCTAATCATTTAT TGCGTTACATTCGAAAACTTTCCCCGGAACTAAGAAGTATCGAAGTAAAGTTGCGACCAGTGATGCAGTATCAACCCCATCCCATAGCTCACGATAAAATGGTTCAGGGGCTTGGACTAGAGTTGGAGCTAAGAGAGAAAATAAAGCGACTGAAAGAATATCGAAACAATGGAATTACTTGTTTTAGAG TGGCAAAATTATACGAAAAATTGAAAGTAAAGCGGGAACAGTCGAAGATCAAGTCAAACTGCATATCCGAAATCTTGCCCTACCTCCATGACCCAAACGCCCTCGCTCAATGGTTGCAGAGACAG GCTGCAATAGAAGCTGGCATGTTATCATCTTCATCTGCCCCCTCAGTCGTACCAGCTGTCCGTAAGTACGCTCCTCCTATTGATCTAACGGGTTTACCAGGAGTAGAGAAGCTCACAGAAGTTGAAAGAGAT TTTTGCGCCAATGCCAGGCTGGTCCCAGAAGCATTTCTCTCTTACAAGTCAGCATTGATCAACGAATATCGTAAGAATGGGCCAGTAAGGCTTGCTACAGCACGAACCGTTGTCAAAATTGATGTGAACAAAACTCGAAAACTGTACGACTTTTTGGGCGAGCAAGGAATCATTGAACACCTGTAG